A single region of the Sphingobium sp. TKS genome encodes:
- a CDS encoding RNA polymerase sigma factor translates to MHRVRAKLEWFKTVILPQEAALRGRLRRILPANQELEDMVAEVLARAYATENWENVTTGRAYLFTIARNLVIDTARRNKVVSFETIADLELLQGENNVEAQLHAREALRQVEAIVDSLPTQCRRVFILRRIHEKSMLEIAEEMSLSVSTVEKHLAKAIAIVMRAWAEREETDFERAGVGTRFGLRKQGQDRGGSRAPAGKA, encoded by the coding sequence GTGCACAGGGTTCGCGCTAAGCTGGAATGGTTCAAGACAGTGATCCTGCCACAGGAAGCTGCTCTCCGGGGGCGGCTCAGGCGGATACTTCCTGCCAATCAGGAACTGGAAGACATGGTCGCGGAGGTTCTCGCCCGCGCCTATGCCACTGAAAATTGGGAAAATGTGACCACGGGCCGGGCGTATCTCTTCACGATCGCCCGCAATCTGGTGATCGACACGGCCCGCCGCAACAAGGTGGTCAGTTTCGAAACCATTGCCGACCTGGAATTGCTGCAGGGCGAAAATAATGTGGAAGCGCAGCTCCACGCCCGCGAAGCTTTGCGCCAGGTCGAAGCAATCGTCGATTCGCTGCCGACACAATGCCGCCGGGTCTTCATTCTTCGCCGTATCCACGAAAAATCGATGCTGGAAATAGCGGAGGAGATGTCTCTATCCGTTTCTACTGTTGAAAAACATCTGGCCAAAGCGATCGCAATAGTTATGCGGGCCTGGGCGGAACGTGAGGAAACGGATTTCGAACGTGCGGGCGTCGGGACCAGATTCGGGCTACGAAAGCAGGGACAAGATCGAGGCGGAAGCCGCGCGCCTGCTGGCAAGGCTTAA